The sequence ATAAAGATAAGGTTCTATCTCACAAGATCTCCTTCCTCTAATTTATGGTTTTCGATGCTTCATTTCAACACTACCTCTGTCAAGGGGCCCGTGGCAAGGTCTCATGCTGCGAGGAGTCAGCTCTGGAGCCTTGCCAGCTGAGCGCTGCGCACCTGGGCGCTGAGCAAATGCTTCCTGAAGGAAGGAAGGTGACGACCAGATTGCATAAAGTTAAGTCTTTTTTGGTCAACCTACAACtgggcagtaaggatcaaaggaaacatgagcctcccttgcacgtatctcataGCATCTTTCCTGTTGTCCCAGGGGCCCTTCATCTGGCGATGCTTGGCAGCTTCCTCCTCCGCACCCTCATTGTCTGAGGAGGGGTCGTGCTCCTCACTATCCTCAATGTTCAACGCCTCCCTCTttgtagcaccaggttgtgcagtgcacagcagaccaccacgaaatGTGAGACCCTCgccagggcatactgaagggctccaccggatcaatctaggcacctgaatctcatcttgagcagaccaATGGCTTGCTCTATGGTCGCTCGTGTTGTCCATGGCAGGATATGTACCTTTCCTCCTGTATCTGTGCCTGGTTTCCTCACAGACGTCACTTGACCACGTCCTCAGTaggtagcccttatctccaaggatccatctgtgAAGGCACACGGGAGGGGTAAAAGTTCTTGCACCTTGGGACTGCCTTAAAATGTAGACATTGTGGCAACTTCCTGGGAAGTGTGCACAGATCTGCAGTATCCATTTACATTGTTTGCAGACTAGTTGTACATTGAGggtgtggaagcctttcctgttgatgaaggcccctggctggtgttcaggagccttgatggtcacatgcgcgCAGTCGATGACATCCTGCATctgtgggaatccagcgatggccccaaatcctatagccctctcagcctgaaAGTTGGGATCTGTACGGAAGTGCACATTGTCGCTGGCCCTTCTGAAAAGGGCATTggagacctccttgatgcactgatgggtTGCTGACTGTGCGATCCCACACATATCCTTTTTGGATCCATGGAATGATCCACGGGCAGAGATGTTCAGGGCCACACTGATCTTctgtgccactggcattggatttccaccaagtcccatggggcacagaccGTTCCACAACTTAACACATAGGTTAGTGATGGTCTCCCTGGAGAGGCTGGATCTTCACTGGCActgtaggtagttgagcctcgacTGGTAGACCCTCACTGGAGGGTAGCTTCTCCTGCATGCCCTTCTCCACCGCCTGGAGGCCgatgctgaccctcctgtgggccCACAGGTTGTAGCAGTGCCTGGAACTCCCTCGCACTCTGCTGCATCTTCTCTTCAATGGGAtccccaaagcctggatgaatgaggcccattgaTCAGTGGCCTCCCCCTATGTTCAAGGCCTTCACTGCCAatgacacccctcccccccactccatgcCTCCACTTGTCATCTCTGATGAGGTGACACTTGCGAGTTGCTTCCCTGGTATGGCACCCTCACAATGCTGGCACCTTTGCCCCCACTCCTCAGACGATGCCCTTCCTGCTCCACCCTGCCTGGCAATTGATGCTGCCTCTCTCGATGGCCTCCCTTTACAATCAggaatg comes from Heterodontus francisci isolate sHetFra1 chromosome 36, sHetFra1.hap1, whole genome shotgun sequence and encodes:
- the LOC137351448 gene encoding putative nuclease HARBI1, producing MGLGGNPMPVAQKISVALNISARGSFHGSKKDMCGIAQSATHQCIKEVSNALFRRASDNVHFRTDPNFQAERAIGFGAIAGFPQMQDVIDCAHVTIKAPEHQPGAFINRKGFHTLNVQLVCKQCKWILQICAHFPGSCHNVYILRQSQGARTFTPPVCLHRWILGDKGYLLRTWSSDVCEETRHRYRRKGTYPAMDNTSDHRASHWSAQDEIQVPRLIRWSPSVCPGEGLTFRGGLLCTAQPGATKREALNIEDSEEHDPSSDNEGAEEEAAKHRQMKGPWDNRKDAMRYVQGRLMFPLILTAQL